A part of Apostichopus japonicus isolate 1M-3 chromosome 10, ASM3797524v1, whole genome shotgun sequence genomic DNA contains:
- the LOC139975342 gene encoding AP-1 complex subunit sigma-2 isoform X3: MLQFMLLFSRQGKLRLQKWYVPYQDKLKKKVTRELISTVLTRKPKMCNFLEWRDLKVVYKRYASLYFCCAIEESDNELLTLEIIHRYVELLDKYFGSVCELDIIFNFEKAYFMLDELMIGGEVQETSKKNVLKAIQAQDLLQEEVEEMRSALEELGLV, translated from the exons ATG CTTCAGTTCATGTTACTATTTAGTCGTCAGGGCAAGCTTCGTCTGCAAAAGTGGTACGTGCCTTACCAAGACAAACTTAAGAAGAAAGTTACAAGAGAGCTTATCTCTACTGTTTTAACCAGAAAACCAAAAATGTGCAATTTCTTAGAATGGAGGGACTTGAAAGTAGTTTACAAAAG GTATGCCAGTTTGTATTTCTGCTGTGCCATTGAAGAATCAGACAATGAGCTCCTCACGCTGGAGATAATTCACCGATATGTCGAACTTCTCGATAAATATTTTGGTAGT GTATGTGAACTGGACattattttcaactttgaaaaagCCTACTTTATGTTGGATGAACTCATGATCGGAGGAGAAGTACAAGAGACGAGTAAGAAGAATGTACTAAAGGCCATTCAGGCACAGGACCTATTACAAGAG
- the LOC139975342 gene encoding AP-1 complex subunit sigma-2 isoform X5 — MLQFMLLFSRQGKLRLQKWYVPYQDKLKKKVTRELISTVLTRKPKMCNFLEWRDLKVVYKRYASLYFCCAIEESDNELLTLEIIHRYVELLDKYFGSVCELDIIFNFEKAYFMLDELMIGGEVQETSKKNVLKAIQAQDLLQEAELEMQMR; from the exons ATG CTTCAGTTCATGTTACTATTTAGTCGTCAGGGCAAGCTTCGTCTGCAAAAGTGGTACGTGCCTTACCAAGACAAACTTAAGAAGAAAGTTACAAGAGAGCTTATCTCTACTGTTTTAACCAGAAAACCAAAAATGTGCAATTTCTTAGAATGGAGGGACTTGAAAGTAGTTTACAAAAG GTATGCCAGTTTGTATTTCTGCTGTGCCATTGAAGAATCAGACAATGAGCTCCTCACGCTGGAGATAATTCACCGATATGTCGAACTTCTCGATAAATATTTTGGTAGT GTATGTGAACTGGACattattttcaactttgaaaaagCCTACTTTATGTTGGATGAACTCATGATCGGAGGAGAAGTACAAGAGACGAGTAAGAAGAATGTACTAAAGGCCATTCAGGCACAGGACCTATTACAAGAG GCCGAACTAGAAATGCAAATGCGATAA
- the LOC139975342 gene encoding AP-1 complex subunit sigma-2 isoform X2 has product MLQFMLLFSRQGKLRLQKWYVPYQDKLKKKVTRELISTVLTRKPKMCNFLEWRDLKVVYKRYASLYFCCAIEESDNELLTLEIIHRYVELLDKYFGSVCELDIIFNFEKAYFMLDELMIGGEVQETSKKNVLKAIQAQDLLQEETEVNKSVLEELGLT; this is encoded by the exons ATG CTTCAGTTCATGTTACTATTTAGTCGTCAGGGCAAGCTTCGTCTGCAAAAGTGGTACGTGCCTTACCAAGACAAACTTAAGAAGAAAGTTACAAGAGAGCTTATCTCTACTGTTTTAACCAGAAAACCAAAAATGTGCAATTTCTTAGAATGGAGGGACTTGAAAGTAGTTTACAAAAG GTATGCCAGTTTGTATTTCTGCTGTGCCATTGAAGAATCAGACAATGAGCTCCTCACGCTGGAGATAATTCACCGATATGTCGAACTTCTCGATAAATATTTTGGTAGT GTATGTGAACTGGACattattttcaactttgaaaaagCCTACTTTATGTTGGATGAACTCATGATCGGAGGAGAAGTACAAGAGACGAGTAAGAAGAATGTACTAAAGGCCATTCAGGCACAGGACCTATTACAAGAG
- the LOC139975342 gene encoding AP-1 complex subunit sigma-2 isoform X4 — MLQFMLLFSRQGKLRLQKWYVPYQDKLKKKVTRELISTVLTRKPKMCNFLEWRDLKVVYKRYASLYFCCAIEESDNELLTLEIIHRYVELLDKYFGSVCELDIIFNFEKAYFMLDELMIGGEVQETSKKNVLKAIQAQDLLQEYFPEILDTERKLK, encoded by the exons ATG CTTCAGTTCATGTTACTATTTAGTCGTCAGGGCAAGCTTCGTCTGCAAAAGTGGTACGTGCCTTACCAAGACAAACTTAAGAAGAAAGTTACAAGAGAGCTTATCTCTACTGTTTTAACCAGAAAACCAAAAATGTGCAATTTCTTAGAATGGAGGGACTTGAAAGTAGTTTACAAAAG GTATGCCAGTTTGTATTTCTGCTGTGCCATTGAAGAATCAGACAATGAGCTCCTCACGCTGGAGATAATTCACCGATATGTCGAACTTCTCGATAAATATTTTGGTAGT GTATGTGAACTGGACattattttcaactttgaaaaagCCTACTTTATGTTGGATGAACTCATGATCGGAGGAGAAGTACAAGAGACGAGTAAGAAGAATGTACTAAAGGCCATTCAGGCACAGGACCTATTACAAGAG TACTTCCCGGAGATTTTAGATACAGAAAG